DNA from Leptospira brenneri:
TAATTGCTCACGAAGTTGTTTTTGGTGAACTTTTGCAGGGTTGTAAAAGCAAAACTGAAATTACTTTTGTTTTAGATTACTGGGAAAGTTTAAATAACATTTTGTCTAATGGAACCTTCATTCAAGCAGGGAAGTTATCTTTTGAAAATAAACATTTAGAAAATGGAATTGGAATTATCGATTCTATATTAATATCCGAGACTAAACAAAGAAATTTAAAACTTTGGACTTTGGATAAGAAAATATTAAAAGTCCTACCAGCTCAATATATTTACGAAATATAGCAAACACGTCGTATAACAGCGACTTAACGCTTCGCTGCGGGACTTACGCCCTTGCTCGGTCTACGACACATTCCCCTCTGGAACTTCTCTTGCCTCCGCAAGCGGCGTTCCAGTCCCTAACGTCCCTTACAGGGACTCAGGGCCGGGGAACGTCGTTAAGTCTAGTTCGTTATATGCAATAAGCGAAAATTAAATTCGATTTTGCAGCCAGTTCAAAGAAATTTGAAAATTATGAATAAATCTGAATCGTTAATCACTTTAGCACGGAGATACTGCTTAAATCACTACATATACTGGTTAAACAAATATTTAAGAGAAAGAACGGGAAATGATTTTCCATACACCTACACCGAAAAGGATTACAATTTATTTCCAAGATATAATGCTCTTTTAGCCATTCTAAATGGAATTGAATTAATTGTTGGGAATCAATATGACTCTATTGATGAATGCAAATCTAAAATAATCGAATTAGGATTAAAATCAGAGAGTCCTTTTACAAAAAATACTTTAAACATGATTGCAGATAAGTCAATACTTGAGGAACGAAATAAATTTCTTAATTATATAAACAACCTTTCTGACTCTGATTTAATAAATGTTGAACCCTTGCCT
Protein-coding regions in this window:
- a CDS encoding PIN domain-containing protein, encoding MILVDTSVWIEFFRGKEPYFSKLVQLIEASDIIAHEVVFGELLQGCKSKTEITFVLDYWESLNNILSNGTFIQAGKLSFENKHLENGIGIIDSILISETKQRNLKLWTLDKKILKVLPAQYIYEI